One segment of Mycolicibacterium baixiangningiae DNA contains the following:
- a CDS encoding cupin domain-containing protein: MPDLPDWARPLDLSPHPEGGWFAETWRSDLRVPQAVLPPDYAGPRSAGTAILFLLMPGQQSAWHTVRSPELWFYHRGSPLMLDVGVERDSATTLLLGPDVAAGEQPQVLVPPGHWQRARPRDGEPTLVSCLVVPGFDFADFTLHAPPD, encoded by the coding sequence ATGCCGGATCTTCCCGACTGGGCCCGACCACTCGACCTGTCCCCACATCCGGAGGGTGGCTGGTTCGCCGAAACGTGGCGCAGCGACCTGAGAGTCCCCCAGGCCGTGCTGCCACCCGACTACGCCGGTCCGCGCAGCGCCGGAACGGCGATTCTGTTTCTACTGATGCCCGGGCAACAGTCGGCATGGCACACCGTGCGTAGCCCCGAGCTGTGGTTCTACCATCGTGGCAGCCCGCTGATGCTCGATGTGGGCGTCGAAAGAGACTCGGCAACAACGCTTCTGCTCGGCCCTGATGTTGCTGCCGGCGAACAGCCGCAGGTCTTGGTCCCGCCTGGGCACTGGCAGCGTGCCCGGCCACGTGATGGTGAGCCGACGCTGGTCTCGTGCTTGGTCGTGCCGGGCTTCGACTTCGCCGATTTCACACTGCACGCCCCTCCCGATTGA
- a CDS encoding SDR family NAD(P)-dependent oxidoreductase — translation MDDVSDKTVVITGAATGIGYALAKQFAAQGARVLLAGRRRDRLDTGRHHSGGQRGRGGGVRLRHQRQQPSCVCE, via the coding sequence ATGGATGATGTATCGGACAAGACAGTAGTGATCACCGGCGCAGCGACGGGTATCGGTTACGCGCTGGCCAAGCAGTTCGCTGCGCAGGGCGCACGGGTACTTCTGGCCGGCCGGCGACGAGACCGGCTGGACACAGGCCGCCACCACTCTGGGGGCCAACGGGGCCGAGGTGGCGGTGTACGACTGCGACATCAGCGACAGCAGCCAAGTTGTGTGTGCGAATAA
- a CDS encoding dihydrofolate reductase family protein — translation MGKLIYGFNVSVDGYIADAQGNIDWSDPSEELHQYWNDFERETALSIYGRRLYELMSAYWPTADKAPDATPLIIDFAHIWRDMPKVVFSRTLESVDWNSRLERGDPVEVVTKLKAETDGRLEVAGATLAAPIVQAGLVDEYRIVVAPTAVGGGTPFFPTLPSWIPLRLSENRTFPCGTVLLRYEAKRD, via the coding sequence ATGGGCAAACTCATCTATGGCTTCAACGTGTCGGTGGACGGATACATCGCCGACGCACAAGGCAACATCGACTGGTCCGATCCGAGCGAAGAACTGCACCAGTACTGGAACGACTTCGAGCGGGAGACCGCCCTGTCGATCTACGGGCGGCGGCTCTACGAACTGATGTCCGCGTACTGGCCGACCGCCGACAAGGCCCCGGACGCCACCCCTCTGATCATCGACTTCGCCCACATCTGGCGCGACATGCCCAAGGTCGTGTTCTCGCGCACCCTGGAGTCCGTCGACTGGAACTCCCGCCTGGAACGCGGCGACCCGGTCGAGGTGGTGACGAAGCTGAAAGCCGAAACCGACGGCAGGCTGGAGGTGGCCGGCGCGACGCTGGCCGCGCCGATCGTGCAGGCCGGACTGGTGGACGAATACCGGATCGTGGTCGCGCCCACTGCCGTGGGCGGCGGCACCCCGTTCTTCCCGACCCTGCCGTCATGGATCCCGCTGCGGCTGTCGGAGAACCGCACCTTCCCGTGCGGCACGGTCCTGCTGCGCTACGAGGCGAAACGCGACTGA
- a CDS encoding aromatic alcohol reductase — MTSPAPATAFLVIGAGELGTAMIDSLTAHIARNELSDTVSVLLRPPTGEPTAQKARQLEELRATGVAVVHAEVATASTSELAEILGQYDTVISCLGFAAGAGTQRKLTEAALAARVPRYLPWQFGADYDLVGRGSPQNLFDEQLDVRDLLRAQHDTHWIIVSTGMFTSFLFEPAFGVVDAATNTVHALGSWDNAVTLTTPEDIGRLTTDVLYAQPPFVDDVVYLAGDTITYRQLADIVDDTRNTRVRRVEWTVEHLHAELADDPTDTMKKYRAVFAGGIGVAWPLEQSFNHANGIATTTAGQWAREQLRSNLAS; from the coding sequence ATGACTTCCCCAGCACCAGCGACCGCATTCCTCGTCATCGGGGCCGGTGAACTCGGGACGGCGATGATCGACTCGCTCACCGCTCACATCGCCCGAAACGAGCTGTCCGACACGGTGAGCGTGCTACTGCGGCCCCCGACTGGAGAGCCCACCGCGCAGAAGGCCCGCCAACTCGAGGAACTCCGCGCCACCGGTGTGGCGGTCGTCCACGCCGAGGTCGCCACCGCCTCCACCTCCGAACTCGCGGAGATTCTGGGCCAGTACGACACCGTGATCAGCTGCCTCGGCTTCGCCGCAGGCGCAGGCACTCAGCGCAAGCTGACCGAGGCGGCCCTGGCCGCGCGGGTCCCCCGCTATCTGCCCTGGCAGTTCGGGGCCGACTACGACCTCGTCGGCCGCGGCAGCCCGCAGAACCTCTTCGACGAACAACTCGACGTCCGCGACCTGCTGCGGGCCCAGCACGACACCCACTGGATCATCGTCTCCACCGGAATGTTCACCAGCTTCCTGTTCGAGCCGGCTTTCGGCGTCGTTGACGCCGCGACGAATACCGTTCACGCACTGGGCAGTTGGGACAACGCCGTCACGCTGACCACACCCGAGGACATCGGCCGGCTCACCACCGACGTGCTGTACGCCCAGCCACCGTTCGTCGACGACGTCGTCTACCTCGCCGGCGACACCATCACCTACCGCCAATTGGCCGACATCGTCGACGACACCCGCAACACCCGGGTGCGCCGCGTCGAGTGGACCGTCGAGCACCTGCACGCAGAACTCGCCGACGATCCCACCGACACCATGAAGAAGTACCGTGCGGTCTTCGCCGGCGGAATTGGCGTGGCATGGCCTCTGGAACAGTCTTTCAATCACGCCAACGGCATTGCCACCACAACAGCCGGCCAATGGGCCCGCGAGCAGCTGCGCTCGAACCTGGCGAGCTGA
- a CDS encoding alpha/beta hydrolase family protein: MTERARRVLVGVATVALLAGCSKAAEPGLQPGQLLTARPLTTTAALPSADTRLITYVSDDSHGQPIVVSGTVAVPKSPPPDGGWPVISWAHGTTGYADTCAPSADTADGLVHDYVGLVTPVLDTWVERGFAVVQTDYQGLGTPGGHPYIDGTSESNTTTDIVTAARELDPGIGTDWVAIGHSQGGQAALFTAQDAGERAPELDLKGAVAIAPGGVGLSEAVEFVRSERPEAVATQAFLPLLVLGSAVVEPAIVPEQVFTGQARPLLTAARTECLAQIRQVPPVPAAQVFAPDADLTVFREHLDRQDPTHLHPRVPVMIAQGTADTAVAKPGVDALAEAMCGRAVAVDYRVYPGQDHRGVIGASLRDAQDFVSRVISGQPTDTCQR, encoded by the coding sequence ATGACTGAGCGCGCCCGCCGCGTGCTCGTCGGAGTGGCCACAGTGGCATTGCTGGCCGGGTGCTCGAAGGCCGCCGAACCTGGACTGCAGCCCGGGCAGTTGCTCACCGCCCGGCCGCTGACCACCACCGCTGCGCTGCCCAGCGCCGATACCCGGCTGATCACCTATGTCTCGGACGACTCGCACGGTCAGCCCATCGTGGTGTCGGGCACCGTGGCGGTGCCGAAGTCCCCGCCCCCCGACGGCGGGTGGCCGGTGATCAGCTGGGCCCACGGCACCACCGGCTACGCCGACACCTGCGCCCCGTCGGCGGATACCGCCGACGGTCTCGTTCACGATTACGTCGGGCTGGTCACCCCCGTCCTGGACACCTGGGTGGAGCGCGGGTTCGCCGTCGTCCAAACCGACTATCAGGGGCTGGGCACCCCCGGTGGGCATCCCTACATCGACGGCACCAGCGAATCCAACACGACCACCGACATCGTGACGGCGGCCCGCGAACTGGACCCCGGCATCGGCACCGACTGGGTGGCCATCGGCCACAGTCAAGGTGGACAGGCTGCTTTGTTCACCGCGCAGGACGCCGGAGAGCGCGCACCCGAACTCGATCTGAAGGGGGCGGTGGCTATTGCCCCCGGCGGTGTGGGGCTGAGCGAGGCGGTCGAATTCGTGCGTTCCGAGAGACCGGAAGCCGTTGCCACCCAAGCATTTCTGCCGCTTCTCGTGCTCGGATCAGCCGTGGTCGAGCCCGCCATCGTCCCCGAGCAGGTCTTCACGGGCCAGGCCCGCCCGCTGCTGACCGCTGCCCGCACCGAATGCCTCGCCCAGATCCGGCAGGTTCCCCCCGTGCCGGCGGCGCAGGTCTTCGCGCCCGACGCAGATCTGACGGTGTTTCGTGAGCATCTCGACCGTCAGGACCCGACCCACCTCCACCCCCGGGTTCCGGTGATGATCGCCCAGGGCACCGCGGACACCGCGGTGGCCAAACCCGGCGTCGATGCACTGGCCGAGGCCATGTGCGGCAGGGCCGTCGCCGTGGACTACCGGGTGTACCCGGGGCAGGACCACCGTGGTGTCATCGGCGCGTCACTGCGTGATGCACAGGATTTCGTGAGCAGGGTCATCAGCGGTCAACCGACCGATACCTGTCAGCGCTGA
- a CDS encoding UDP-N-acetylmuramoyl-L-alanyl-D-glutamate--2,6-diaminopimelate ligase translates to MAVTVAEVAAFLHAPVIGSADVGGALLRDLVDDSRTLCPGDAYVALPGRRWHGLDFQDQAAAAGAVVAVSDRPSAVLPTVVVADPRAVVGPLAAWFHRVPSKEVRVFGVTGTNGKTSTAHFIDAGLAAAGEATGLISGVRIRGPNWDVVPVRTTPEAATLQRTLAHFHRQGVTACAMEVSSHAVHQHRVDGTGFRAMAFTNLSHDHLDYHGTMESYYATKATMFGADRTQLAVINIDDAHGARLAANTTPTTWTCSTMSPGADVYADSITCSEAGSTFTAHTPHGTARVRLQTLGPHQIANAILALTSVIADGVDLAAAADGISTLTGVPGRCEPVHAGQPFTAIVDYMHNTAGQHALLPYLRSMATGRLILVIGATGGRDRSKHRPLGQVAATYADVVIVTDESPGDEDPAALRADVLDGARHANHARVLEEPDRHRALELAVSTARAGDVVVVAGRGSDRVQRYGRHESHFSDHAHLHHVIAAANGC, encoded by the coding sequence ATGGCGGTGACCGTGGCGGAGGTCGCTGCGTTCCTCCATGCGCCGGTGATCGGATCGGCCGACGTCGGCGGGGCGTTACTGCGTGATCTGGTGGATGATTCGCGGACGCTCTGTCCGGGAGATGCGTACGTCGCCCTGCCGGGACGGCGCTGGCACGGGCTTGATTTTCAAGATCAGGCGGCTGCGGCCGGGGCGGTCGTGGCCGTGAGCGATCGGCCGTCCGCGGTGCTACCGACCGTGGTGGTCGCCGACCCCCGGGCGGTGGTCGGGCCCTTGGCCGCCTGGTTTCATCGCGTCCCATCGAAGGAGGTCCGGGTCTTCGGGGTGACCGGCACCAACGGGAAGACCAGCACCGCCCACTTCATCGACGCCGGCCTGGCCGCTGCAGGCGAAGCCACCGGGTTGATTTCCGGCGTCCGCATCCGAGGACCGAACTGGGATGTGGTTCCGGTCCGCACGACACCGGAAGCTGCCACGTTGCAGCGCACCCTGGCTCACTTCCATCGACAAGGTGTCACCGCCTGCGCCATGGAAGTCTCGTCACACGCGGTGCACCAGCATCGAGTGGACGGCACCGGCTTCAGAGCGATGGCCTTCACCAATCTCAGCCACGACCACCTCGATTACCACGGGACCATGGAGTCCTACTACGCGACCAAGGCGACCATGTTCGGCGCCGACCGCACACAGCTTGCGGTGATCAACATCGACGACGCCCACGGAGCACGCCTGGCCGCCAACACCACACCCACCACCTGGACGTGCTCGACCATGAGCCCGGGGGCCGATGTGTACGCCGACAGCATCACGTGCAGCGAAGCGGGGAGTACCTTCACCGCACACACTCCCCACGGCACCGCGCGCGTGCGTTTACAGACACTGGGTCCCCACCAGATAGCCAACGCGATACTGGCTTTGACGAGCGTGATCGCAGACGGCGTCGACCTCGCCGCCGCCGCCGACGGGATCTCGACGCTGACGGGCGTCCCGGGCCGGTGCGAACCCGTGCACGCCGGGCAACCCTTCACCGCGATCGTCGACTACATGCACAACACCGCAGGCCAACACGCGCTGTTGCCGTACCTGAGGTCCATGGCCACAGGCCGACTGATTCTGGTCATCGGCGCCACCGGTGGCCGCGATCGAAGTAAACACAGGCCGCTGGGCCAGGTCGCCGCCACCTACGCGGACGTCGTCATCGTCACCGATGAAAGCCCAGGAGACGAGGACCCGGCGGCTCTGCGCGCCGACGTCCTGGACGGCGCCCGCCACGCCAATCACGCCCGCGTACTCGAAGAGCCCGATCGCCACCGCGCCCTGGAATTGGCGGTGTCCACTGCCCGCGCGGGGGATGTCGTGGTGGTGGCGGGCAGGGGTAGTGACCGCGTTCAACGCTATGGCCGCCACGAGTCGCACTTCAGCGACCACGCCCATCTCCACCACGTCATCGCGGCCGCGAACGGGTGCTGA
- a CDS encoding TetR/AcrR family transcriptional regulator: protein MKSGTKAPMGRPRAFDADEALDRAMRVFWEQGYEGASLTDLTEAMGISRTSMYAAFGNKEELFARVLQRYTEGPASYGPRALEEPTARHVAAAVLRGAITASTSPGGPAGCLGVQGALAAGAPAREVRDLLIAWRNDGVSQLRRRFQLAVDEGDLPCSANPGVLARYIVTLSNGIAVQAASGASRDDLQQVADAALRSWPPA, encoded by the coding sequence ATGAAGAGTGGCACGAAGGCCCCGATGGGGCGGCCGCGGGCGTTCGACGCCGATGAGGCCCTCGATCGCGCCATGCGGGTCTTCTGGGAACAGGGCTACGAAGGCGCCAGCCTCACCGACCTGACAGAAGCGATGGGCATCAGCCGTACCAGCATGTATGCAGCATTCGGCAACAAGGAAGAGCTGTTCGCCCGAGTTCTGCAGCGCTACACCGAAGGACCCGCCTCCTACGGTCCGCGTGCCCTGGAGGAACCGACCGCACGTCATGTGGCCGCCGCGGTCTTGCGGGGGGCGATCACGGCCAGCACCAGCCCGGGCGGTCCGGCAGGGTGCCTGGGCGTCCAGGGTGCCCTGGCAGCCGGTGCGCCGGCCCGCGAAGTACGTGACTTGCTCATCGCCTGGCGCAACGACGGAGTCTCTCAGCTCCGCAGGCGATTTCAACTCGCCGTCGACGAAGGCGACTTACCCTGCAGCGCCAATCCCGGCGTGCTTGCGCGCTACATCGTCACCTTGTCCAACGGCATTGCCGTCCAAGCTGCGAGTGGCGCCAGCCGTGATGACCTCCAGCAAGTAGCTGACGCCGCCCTGCGGAGCTGGCCGCCGGCCTGA
- a CDS encoding aldo/keto reductase — protein sequence MKHARLGALDVSRIGLGAMTMAGGYTTGGGVDDNESIRTIHRALDLGVTHIDTAEIYLHNEELVGRAVKGRRDQVVIATKFGVISHSGGGPGVLDSTPANIIAAVEGSLRRLGTDHIDLYYQHRVDPNTPIEDTVGALAQLVTQGKVLHIGLSEAGTDTIRRAHAVHPVAALQTEYSLWTRDPEAQILPLLRELGIGFVPYSPLGHGFLTGAIRTVADLADDDWRKNNPRFLDANFQANLRIVDEVESIAAGVGATPAQIALAWLLAQGDDIAPIPGTKRTSRVEENAGADTVELTADHINRLNNLTPAAGARHSEGDMAIIEH from the coding sequence GTGAAACATGCCAGACTAGGTGCCCTCGACGTATCCCGCATCGGCCTGGGAGCTATGACCATGGCCGGGGGATACACCACCGGCGGCGGCGTCGACGACAATGAATCGATTCGCACCATCCACCGTGCGCTCGACCTGGGCGTGACCCACATCGACACCGCGGAGATATACCTCCACAATGAGGAACTGGTAGGACGGGCCGTCAAAGGCCGTCGCGACCAGGTGGTCATCGCCACGAAGTTCGGGGTGATCTCCCACTCCGGTGGCGGACCCGGCGTGCTCGACAGCACACCGGCCAACATCATTGCCGCAGTGGAGGGTTCGCTGCGACGCCTGGGCACCGATCACATCGATCTCTACTATCAGCACCGAGTCGACCCCAACACCCCCATCGAGGACACCGTCGGAGCGCTGGCCCAACTCGTCACCCAGGGCAAGGTCTTACATATCGGGCTGTCGGAGGCCGGCACCGACACCATCCGCCGTGCCCACGCGGTGCACCCAGTGGCGGCGTTGCAAACCGAGTACTCGTTGTGGACCCGCGATCCCGAGGCGCAGATCCTCCCGTTGCTGCGTGAACTGGGGATCGGTTTCGTTCCCTACTCACCCCTGGGGCACGGCTTCCTCACCGGCGCTATTCGCACCGTCGCCGACCTCGCCGACGACGACTGGCGTAAGAACAACCCCCGGTTCCTGGACGCGAACTTCCAGGCAAACCTACGTATCGTTGATGAGGTCGAGTCCATCGCCGCAGGGGTGGGCGCCACACCGGCACAGATCGCCCTGGCCTGGCTGCTGGCTCAAGGCGACGACATCGCACCCATTCCAGGCACCAAACGCACCTCGCGGGTCGAGGAGAACGCCGGCGCCGACACCGTCGAACTCACCGCAGACCACATCAACCGACTCAACAACCTCACCCCAGCAGCCGGGGCACGCCACAGCGAGGGGGACATGGCAATCATCGAGCACTGA
- a CDS encoding MOSC domain-containing protein, translating into MTAGSVEHQMHVGSLRRYPVKSMLGETVTALPVGFGGAEGDRRVALIDQETGRVASAKQARLWRQLLQCSARIDGGRVWIRMPDGTDVAADEDGVEDLLSNLLSRPVRVADHRPQGASVERADPEQVLEQGLDADVDAPLLELAEGTPGDSFVDLAPLHVITTATLERIGTEAERYRPNIVISTPPGYPAYAENEWTDRILTVGSVQLKGMGPTPRCVIPTLEQGDLGRAPHALRTPTAENRVESFGLGRLPCAGAYVEVVTEGTISVGAAVELHPE; encoded by the coding sequence ATGACCGCCGGAAGCGTCGAGCACCAGATGCACGTGGGAAGCCTGCGCCGTTATCCCGTCAAGTCGATGCTCGGGGAAACCGTCACCGCGCTTCCGGTCGGCTTCGGGGGTGCCGAAGGTGATCGCCGAGTGGCGTTGATCGACCAGGAGACCGGCAGGGTGGCAAGCGCCAAACAAGCGCGCCTGTGGCGCCAACTGCTGCAGTGCAGCGCCAGGATCGACGGCGGCCGTGTGTGGATCCGCATGCCCGACGGCACCGACGTGGCGGCCGACGAGGACGGCGTCGAGGATCTGCTCTCGAATCTGCTGTCGCGACCCGTTCGCGTGGCCGACCACCGGCCACAGGGCGCGAGCGTGGAGCGCGCCGATCCCGAGCAGGTTCTCGAGCAGGGCCTGGACGCCGACGTCGATGCTCCACTGCTGGAGTTGGCCGAGGGGACGCCGGGCGACTCCTTCGTCGATCTGGCCCCGCTGCACGTGATCACCACCGCGACGCTCGAACGTATCGGCACCGAGGCAGAGCGTTACCGACCCAACATCGTGATCTCGACGCCCCCGGGTTATCCCGCGTACGCCGAGAACGAGTGGACTGACCGCATCCTCACCGTCGGGAGCGTGCAGCTCAAGGGTATGGGCCCCACGCCACGGTGCGTGATACCCACCCTCGAGCAGGGCGACCTCGGCCGCGCACCGCATGCCCTTCGCACTCCGACAGCTGAGAACCGCGTCGAATCCTTCGGCCTGGGACGGCTGCCGTGCGCCGGGGCGTACGTCGAGGTGGTCACTGAGGGCACCATCAGCGTCGGAGCGGCGGTGGAACTCCATCCGGAATGA
- a CDS encoding SDR family oxidoreductase — protein sequence MAASPSSATGWSSADVAEFGITVNAVGPTASKTPGGLAGIPHIDEIAQLQAIKRPGTAKDIVGTVLFLASDSSEFVTGQAIMADSGLHRL from the coding sequence ATGGCGGCATCACCATCGTCGGCGACCGGGTGGTCGTCGGCCGACGTGGCGGAGTTCGGCATCACGGTCAATGCGGTCGGACCTACCGCGTCGAAGACTCCGGGTGGACTGGCCGGCATCCCGCATATCGACGAGATCGCCCAGCTGCAGGCCATCAAGCGTCCCGGGACCGCCAAAGACATTGTTGGCACTGTGCTCTTCCTCGCCAGCGACTCCAGCGAGTTCGTCACCGGACAAGCCATCATGGCCGACAGTGGCCTCCACCGGCTCTGA
- a CDS encoding N-acyl homoserine lactonase family protein, with product MTRAQHFMVTEIAIAQRDGTFSRREALRRAGSLGLKASAAAVLIAACGLDQQPNATASPRPPAFADRMFVLDGGTAHVTDISQWSPGVNVGQPATFSNNVYLIGHGDDWMVWDTGLDESLIDIPEGRIFAHDVRGVVTRRLSDQLDEIGVDPTDVAHIAFSHAHFDHVGNSRLFPSATWYVQREEHAAMFGSDFGDYGFLPDLYATMADNQTVVLDGDHDVFGDGSAIVLDTAGHTPGHQSLLVRLRGAGSFVLSGDVTHFCDNFRHRRVPTFNADHGMSRVSMDRVDEVVRTENATLLINHDARQSAMIRQSPQALE from the coding sequence ATGACACGCGCGCAACACTTCATGGTCACGGAGATCGCCATCGCCCAGCGCGACGGCACCTTCTCTCGACGTGAGGCACTGCGCCGTGCGGGCTCATTGGGTCTCAAAGCCTCCGCGGCCGCCGTCCTGATCGCCGCATGTGGCCTCGACCAGCAACCCAACGCGACCGCTAGCCCCCGTCCCCCTGCCTTCGCCGACCGGATGTTCGTGCTTGACGGCGGGACCGCTCACGTAACCGACATCTCACAGTGGTCGCCCGGGGTGAACGTCGGTCAGCCGGCCACCTTCAGCAACAACGTCTACCTCATTGGGCATGGTGACGACTGGATGGTGTGGGACACCGGCCTCGACGAAAGTTTGATCGACATTCCTGAGGGGCGGATCTTCGCCCACGACGTGCGGGGGGTGGTCACCCGCCGGCTCAGTGATCAGCTCGACGAAATCGGCGTTGATCCGACGGACGTTGCGCACATCGCCTTCTCGCATGCCCACTTCGACCATGTGGGGAACAGTCGCTTGTTTCCCTCTGCCACTTGGTATGTGCAACGAGAAGAACACGCGGCAATGTTCGGGAGTGACTTCGGTGACTACGGATTCCTTCCGGACTTGTACGCCACCATGGCCGACAATCAGACCGTTGTGCTGGACGGGGACCACGATGTCTTCGGCGATGGATCGGCGATCGTGCTCGACACAGCAGGACACACGCCTGGCCATCAGTCACTTCTCGTACGACTTCGAGGTGCTGGTTCTTTCGTCCTCAGCGGCGATGTCACGCACTTCTGTGACAACTTTCGACATCGGCGGGTCCCGACGTTCAACGCAGACCACGGCATGTCTCGGGTTTCCATGGACAGAGTCGATGAGGTCGTACGTACCGAGAATGCGACGCTCCTCATCAACCACGACGCCCGACAAAGCGCAATGATCAGACAATCCCCCCAAGCACTCGAGTGA
- a CDS encoding SDR family NAD(P)-dependent oxidoreductase, with amino-acid sequence MSSNRLEHKRIVITGAASGIGRAAAELMVAEGARVLIADLDAAAAAAAAAEIGDKAVGVAVDVMDEGSVARMIDRAVTEFGGIDVLCNHVGGSNPRKDLDLLRLDLAEWDRTMTLNARSTVVASRLALPHMIAAGGGSIINTVSVAGLVGDTLQCAYGAAKAAVIRLTQYIATQYGRHGVRCNAIAPGAIMTPALRDNLSADTIADIRSHNALDLIGEPEDIAWAMVYLASDESRYMSGQTLVLDGGLTAQSPIASSRRALLHD; translated from the coding sequence ATGTCGAGCAACCGTCTCGAGCACAAGAGGATCGTCATCACGGGCGCGGCCAGTGGCATCGGTCGCGCTGCGGCCGAGCTGATGGTCGCAGAAGGCGCCCGGGTGCTCATCGCCGATCTGGACGCGGCGGCGGCCGCCGCGGCGGCCGCCGAGATCGGCGACAAGGCGGTCGGGGTGGCGGTGGACGTCATGGACGAGGGCTCGGTGGCGCGCATGATCGACCGCGCCGTCACGGAGTTCGGTGGCATCGACGTGCTGTGTAACCACGTCGGCGGCAGCAACCCGCGCAAGGACCTCGACCTGCTGCGCCTGGACCTCGCCGAATGGGATCGCACCATGACGCTCAACGCGCGCAGCACCGTCGTCGCCTCCCGGTTGGCGCTGCCACACATGATCGCCGCGGGTGGTGGGTCGATCATCAACACCGTGTCGGTCGCCGGTCTGGTGGGCGACACCCTTCAGTGCGCCTACGGTGCGGCCAAGGCTGCGGTCATCCGGCTCACCCAGTACATCGCCACCCAGTATGGCCGACATGGAGTGCGCTGCAACGCCATCGCCCCGGGCGCGATCATGACACCCGCGCTACGCGACAACCTATCGGCCGACACGATCGCCGACATTCGCAGCCACAACGCGCTGGATCTGATCGGCGAACCCGAGGACATCGCGTGGGCGATGGTCTACCTGGCCTCCGACGAGTCCCGCTATATGAGCGGGCAGACCCTGGTGCTCGACGGCGGCCTGACCGCGCAGAGTCCGATCGCGTCGAGCCGACGTGCGCTGCTCCATGACTGA